In Lolium rigidum isolate FL_2022 chromosome 3, APGP_CSIRO_Lrig_0.1, whole genome shotgun sequence, the genomic window AAGGTTGTGCTAAATATGCCGAGCACATGCTCTTTAGGTGCCGCTACTCCCCGAGAATCTGGCATGCGATGGCTGCCCGGTTTGGATGTGATGAAAATTTCCAAGCCCCATCCTCCCTCTGGTGTCAATAACCTTTGGGCGCACATCGCAAAGCACAATATATAGCCTCCCGACGAAGGGATTACGATCTGCCATGATGCTTGTCTGCTGGGAGATATATATAGGAGTGTAATGCTAGGGTCTTCAACAAAAATCCTCTATGACCATGGTGATTGTGGCCACGATCAAAGAGGAGGGTCGTGCCTAGATCACGGCTGGCGCAAAGCACTTCGCTCAGTTGGTGCCCTGATTTCCTGCAAAGAAGGGTTTTGCCTCCTTCGTGTCGCATGCTTGTGATGTAATTCTTTTCTTTCCTTGTTTTTCAGTCATGTGATGTGGCTTCGGCATTGAGGTTGATTTCTACCTCCTTAATCAATGAAAAGGCACTGTGCTAATTGTTCACACAACCTTATTTATTAGAGTTATTCAACAGAGCCTTACAAAAGAGAATACCCAGATCAACCCAAAGCCACCTCACTAGTGCTAATTCTCGCAACACCTATGAGTTTGATGAAGGGGGTGAACATGTCGGAGCCGCTTTCCTTGACCTTGTAGCTACACACATCATCTAAAAACTGGAGGCTACACAAAGCGGGAGCACAAAACAGCCCAGCGGACCCTGAACATCCATCGATGCACATGCTCCAGAAGTCGCCGACACCATCTATCACTAACCCAACTCCAGGACAAGGATAAAAGTATTAACATTGCTAGACTAGCCATCGGCGTCACCATGGCGCAAGACAACACCACCATCCTGCGCGAGTACATCATGCCACGCTCCAACACCGAGTACTCTCTCTCTCTAGAATACTAATATATCTCTTGAATGACACCATACTTGTGAATTATAtgcatatatataaatatatatatatatatatatatatatatatatatatatatatatatatatatataggataaatacttcctacccctgggtgtagttacacccatgtctaatatactaccatacggaagtatctatgatactttatcggtttgagtatgttcgtatattATATCTAAGATagtacaaataaagttttgtgaaaaaaatgcaagtgaatccatagtttgcactatatatccgaaatacatgcatatgtatacgtataaaatgagtctacgtaaaaaaatgtacatactgtctgcaaagtagtatatatactttcaaaatagttttatatacttcatactacatgtacatactatccggtatgatagataatctctagattatgagaaacacgcgtgggtgtaactacacccgggtgtagtatgaatatgtcatatatatatatatatatatatatatatatatatatatagatatgcTTGCTTTTGTATAAGTCCTTACAGTTTTTAACCATACTAGCTTGTTGTAGTTCATAATACATGTCATTTTAAGCACTTAGGCGGTGAACTCATTTCTAGTGGAATATATTCCTACAACCAAAAATCTGCCACATTATGTCGTAGTATAATGTTATGTGTACACTTAATCTAAATATTACTAAACATATTAAAGTAAAATAGCAGTGTTCGAATAAATCAGTATGTATAACTCGAAACAAGAGAAGGCTATTTTCTTAGAAAATAAGAGGAGGATATTTTCTCCATATATTGTACTATATGTCTTCCCTTATCAATCTAATTACCTACTAGATTCCCACTAACTTCTAGATatgacaataagagataatgTATTGTAACACCTATATTTAGTGTCTTCTCGTGGTGACGTGGACACCTAAGAGAAACCGAGGCTTCTCTACCATTATACATGCTCTTACGAGGGTTTCATTATGACTTGGCGGAGACCcaatgtttttttttgaaatggagacTCTCGACCCAGGCTCTGCATTGAGTGATGCATACAActattattgatgattattaagttTAAATGTAAGTCTCACAAAAGATTACATCATGGGTCACATAGGGTTGGgacatgaatcaaccatctaaaaacaAGAGAAAACATGTGGCAACTCTGCGCTACCATGTTAATCTAAGATCAAAACGCCAGCTAAACTGGTTGTATATATCCCGTGCAACCTTCTCTAATcagttgcacccaatatccaaaTCTCTGCGTTTCTCCATTGGTTGTAGGAAGGACCACATACGGATCCAATTCGTAGCCATTGGTAGTACCTGCATAAAGAAGTTGATTTTGCATTGTTAAAAATATAATTATTCTGAGTATTCCACATGGCCCGTAATAAAGCACATACACCAACTCTGACGTGCACTTTATCTTGGGTAACCAATTCCCAAACAAGTTCGTAATATTTGCGCCGGGGGCGGGGGGTAATATTAAAAGTCATATAGACTACACGCCATACCATTTTTTGCAAAGGGACAAGCGATAAATAAAAGTTGTATTGTttcatcttgatcacaaaaacaacatgtaCGACTCCCTTGCTAGTTCCTctttgctaaattatctttagtaagcaaaAATTTCTTATGCAAGAACCACAGAAAAATTCTAATTTTAAGTGGTactttcatcttccaaatgtatTTACGAAGAAACTTTGTGTGGTTATTCATGTAATCTAGATACAAAGATTTGACCGAAAAAATGCCAGATGTTGTTAACTTCCAGATAAAACATCTGGTTGTGTGGTCAAATTAACACCGATTAAGCGGCTGCATAAGTGTGTCCATCTATCCTCCATGTTTCCCACAAGTGCCTGTCTAAAACCTATGTTTAAAGGTACCTGTGACATAACATGAGGAACCGAAACTTGTTTCCGTTGGACAATGTTATATAGGGAGGGATATTGTTGGGAGAGAGGCGTATTCCCAAGCCATGTATCTTCCCAGAAACGAGTTTCTTCTCCATTACCTACCGTGAAGGACCTGCGTTTGAAAAAAATCATCTTTCGATTTCATCAAACCGCGCCAAAAAGGGGGATCCATAGGTTTTGTCTTAACTTGGGATAGCGATTTTGAATGAACATATTTATTTTTTATAAGCTCTTGCCATACACCTTGTTCATTTAGCAGTTTAAAAAGCCACTTGCTGAGTAAacacttttttttttatctccggCGCTTCCACACCTAGGGCACCTTGATCTTTGGCTCGACATATGATGTTCCAACGAGTCAGTATATACTTCTTCTTATGGTCATCACATTGCCAAAAAAAACTTTGATCTAAAAAAATTCAGTCTTTTCCTAACCCTTTTGGTATTTCAAAGAAAGAGAGCTTATGATGTTCCAAGGAGTCAGTCTATGCTTCTTCTTGTGGCGGAGACCCACTGTAGTACCTTAAGTGTCGACAAATACTATGCCGATGAAAATTAAGTGTGTCAGTAATAATTTACCTTTGAGATTTTGCACATCCATAGAacgaaacaacaaaataaaagtcTCGATACACAAACATCAAACATCGTGATGTTGTATCGACTCCTGAGGTGACGAAGGACCATTCCTGAGCTTATGCTGTCATCCATATTGGATAATAAACTCCCTCGCCCGTGTCCTTCAAccatgtagacacctccgtaaagagatcGCAGTTCTCCATACGCTGAAGatacgaccatgaacggagcaaagcacTGCACCGGTAGGTaaactgcataagagaagaattgtTTTATCATTAAACACGTTATCATTTTTACACATCCATAACGACCAAATAATGGAAAGCTCCCCCACCCTAATAAGTAGTTTAAACCTAAGATCCACCCCATTAAGCCACTAGCCGAAAATACTGGCATTTCTTTGtggcgggtataaggtagaacctaattggatgattgaccatatagatcttgcaAAATGGCATTCGAAGAATAACTGCTTTATTGTCTCATCGCGATGCCAAAATATACACTTTTTACTGTCCTGCCAGTTGTGTTTTGCAAGGTTGTACTTAGTAATGATTACCCCACGACGAAGGTACCATACGAAAACCTTTGTTTTTAactgtatcttcatcttccatatTTTCATAATATTATTTACTGGATTTTAAGGGTGAATCAACGCTCTATATATTGAATCCGCGGAGAACTTTCCATTCTCCGCTAGATTCCAGCGGAACTCGTCTGCTCCATTTGACAGTTGGACGAAAGCCAAATGATGTAGGAATGCGTTCCAATCTATCCGGTGGGGCCTGCTAAGATCTCTTCTGAAAGTCACACACGGTAGATTAGATTCCATCACCTTAGCTAAGATATCACCCTTGCGACACACAATATTGTACATAGctggatattgttctcggagaGTGGCATTACCGAGCCATTTGTATTCCCAGAATCTAAACTCAgatccatccttaatagagaaagtGACAAATGGGAATAAGTGTATCTTCGTTGCCATAAGGCTAGCCAAAAAGTGTGAATCCCcatatttccaaaaaaaaacatgAGAAATCACAAGTGAGCCAACATAATTTCATCTTAGTATTGTCTGCCAAACCACATCTTCATTAGCAGTTTAGCCAACCATTTTCCTAACATAGTTGTTTTATTAACCTCAAGGTCATGAACACCAAGCCCCCCTTGGCATTTTGGACGGCAAACAACATTCCATTTTGTAAACCAGTATTTCTTCTGCTCACTATCCATTTGCCAAAAAAAAACCTTGATCGAAAATAGTCCAATCGATGCAAGACTCCTTTGGAGAACTGGAATAATGATATAATATATAATACCATATTGGTTAGTACCAAATTAATGAGGACCAATCTTCCATTCAAAGATAGTAATTTTCCTATCAGCCGCATCTGAAGTTTTTCCTTGACATGCTTACATTCAACAGTTTTAAGCCACCAAAAATGAATCAGAATGCCTAAGTAGCTAATTGAAAACTGACCAATAACACAAGAAATAAGCTTATCATATAGGTTGGCATCATCTTGGGCCTCACCAAAGCAAAACATTTCACTCTTATGGAAGCTAATTTTCAACCCTGATAATTGTTCGGAAGCTGTTATAATTAATTTTGGAGTTCTCACTTTCTCAATGTCATGTTTCATAAACATAGTCGTATCATCGGCATAATGCAAAATAGATAGTCCACCATCAACAAGGTGAGGGATACCCCTTTAATTTCTCCATCAGCCTTGGCATACTCTATAATGATAGCTAGCATATcagccacaatgttaaataacaaacATGGGTGATAATGGGTCGCCATTCCTTAAAAATTTTTTTCCGTCTGGAAGTACTTACCAACGTCATCATTGACTCTGATGGCAACACTTTCTACGAAAATAAAGTTATGGATTAGAGCTCGCGTCACTCAGCTAAAAAACTTGCATCCTGAGTGTTTGCTGAAGGAAAGACCAATTAAAtttatcataagctttttcaaagtcaatttttagGATTACACCATTTATCTTTTTACGATGTCACTCATGGATAGTTTCATGCAAGGTGACAACTCCATTTAGAATATATCTTCCTTACATAAAGGCCGTATGAGTAGTCAAATCTCACAAAAATTCATATGCTATATGGAAGTATACCTTACAATTTTCAGTTTACTAGCTTTTCCTATATGTGTATTCGGCGTGAAATGTATTTAAATTTTTGCACAGATCAcagtatattttttttttttgaaatgggggcaCAACCAAGTCTCTTCATCAAAACAATGCAGATGGCCTCTTTATTTCCTTATTGATAGCATAGTTATAATTATTACAGTTCACGGATCTAATAGGATCAAGATCAATCAGCAAAAGGAGCAAAAAACATGTGCCAATGACCACAGTATAATTTGTTTTGCTTGATTTTTTATGTGATCAGCATGTACAAAACACTTGAGAGATACCGCACCTGCAACTACAATTCACAGGAAGGACCTGCGGTGGAAAATGAAGTAAGCCTCACAAGTGCCACTAGTTCCTAGATATAATGCATTTATGTAAGAGACTCCAGAGTTTAGTTAGAAACCAGCTATGTCTCTTTGATGACAATTATTTCTGTACACTATTCCTCTGTCTTCTAATATGTTACTATtatatgtttgtttcatgctaaaCATTCATTTTTATGCTAAATAATAATGATATATTATTACCATTTATTTTAGATTCACTACATCATATTTTTTTTATCTCGTGGAATAATATCTAGAGCAATACCTTACGTTTTCGGACTATTATTAACAAAAGAGCTAGTGAAACATGGAGTTACCATGCAGTTCCTTATTTCTTAATACTTCTAAGCTTCCTATTTGTTGGGACACCACATTATTTTTCTACtatcttgtttattttgcaataTGTGTATTGTTCTGCACCTTTTAGATTCTTCATTTTCGTGTAATTGTTATATCATGTGAACTAACGCTCCATGTACTGGTCCATTCTATTCTTGTTGAAACTAGATTAATTACCAGGAATATCTGAAGCTGAAGACCAGAGTTGAATTTCTTCAGAGTTCACAAAGGTAGATGGTGCTAAGTAGTTACTTTTGCTGTTTACACTGTTGCTCTTACTTACCGGCCCTCGTTCTCATATCACAGAAATATTCTGGGTGAAGATCTGGGTCCACTTAGCATGAAAGATCTTGAGCAGATTGAGGACCAAATAGATGTATCCCTGAAGCATATCAGGTCTAGAAAGGTAGAAAACTTGAACATCTCTAGTTACGAAAGTTAAAGGTCACCAGCTTCAGATGTTTTTTACTTTTATAGACGTATACTGTTTACATTGAAATAgaagagaaaaacaaataaaatggggTAAATTACATTCTCCTCCAGTCTGCATCTAAAGATGCCGAGTTATTGCAAAGGCATTACAATATATGGACCATATGACGACATTGGAAGTTGCAAGCTACATATGGTGGGATGTATTAAGTTTGAATTCTCTTAGTGAAAAAATTATCTACTTCAGACTTCAGATCATTCAAATGGTGTTAATTCCATCACTGTTAGGGTTAAACATACAGTTTGGCATAAATGTATGAGAGATTTTAAGATTGAAATCGTGATACTTCTCTACTATATACATTTTTCTATAGTTTTATCGTAAACATGTGCGTTTTTTTATTGTGATATGTGCCGAGTTATGACAATTGACTGTCATATGTTTTGCAGAATCAAGTATTACTTGATCAGCTATTTGATCTGAAAAGCAAGGCAAGGATGAACTTGAGATCAAATTAGTTCTAACATTACACACTCCTTATGTTGCTAGTGTGTATTTAATGGCTGATTAAAATGATGTTTTGCAGGAGCAAGAATTGCAGGATCAAAACAAAGACCTGAGGAAGAAGGTAAATATCAATGATCTTACAAGCTACAGTTTTTTCGATCCCTATATAGAACTTTGGTAACTTTTTTGTTAATACAGCTTACCTGCCTATGCTCAATGAAGTTTTCAAACTACACTGCATACAAACATATATAAGAACGTAGTAGCTAAGGAAAGATGATCGAAATGCGTAGTAGCTAATAAGAACTCTTTGACACATGATTTCTTGTATGCGCCAGTTGCAAGATACGAGCTGTGGAGAGAATGCGGTCCATATGTCCTGGCAAGACGGAGGAGTGCAGAGTAGCTCCAATGGGAATGGCATTGATCCTTATGCGGGACTCCTTCAACACCAGGAACATGAATCCTCCATGCAAATTGGGTATGTTTTTCTGCTTGCTGATTCAGAATGAGCTGTAACTCTGCCCTACAAACTTTAGTACGTGTCCAGAACTTGATTATATCATTCATCGATCGATCGGCCCAAAGATTAAATGAATTGTATTCCCGCTGTGAAGGTATCATCAAAACTACATGGACCAGCTGAACAACGAAGATCACACGGCTTCTCAGCACCCTAATGCACAGCCTGGATCGTCTGCAGGTTGGATATGATTGGTTGGTCTGGCCCTGCGTGCCGTGTGTAGCTAAATCTGGATGCCAGTTCTTATATTTTCGTGTGGTCAACGTGGTTTGTATCTACCGTATTACTATGCTAAGGGCATATAAAATGATTGATTAAACAATCTAACTTACAAAATAAAATGTCGTCTAAAGACACAAATATCTCACACAAGTGTTATCCTGGACAGTTAATGTTTGTGTGCTCCTGAATTTTTCCATGATTAAAATAATACATTTTGTACAATGTAGAAAACTGATTTATCTTCCTCAGTAGGAGATACGGAGTAaggtttctgcacccgggtgaatctgcacccttTATCTGAAAAGCATTTTGAccatatttaaaaatattaaaaaaatacaaaaaagtcTAGTGTATATTTTGACAAGTTACATGCTCACAaaattgtttcagcaaaaactgaCATGTTTTGTACCATGTGTGAAAAGGATAAAAAAATATCTCGAGAAGTCGGTTTTATGcgaaactttacgtgcacacatataACATATTTCTCTACATGCAAAatcttttttaaaattttctaaatcattaaaatatgttttgtacataccggataccaggtgcatatgcacatGGGATCAGTTTTGAGTTTTGCGTGACacacaccttttttttttttttcatttttctcttCTCTTGACAATCATATTGCGTGGTATATTGATAGATAACACCACTGTACATGACATCTGTTGTTTTCTATGGTGAATAAATTAACCATCACATCCAAAGCGCGTGCGGTTTGCTAAGTTGTTTTCTATCTTGGAACCGTGCGTGATCAAGAGCTTTTCTGATTATAAGCGCAGCGGAGCACAATGCGGCCGATCATGGTAGGGTGATTTTTTGGAACGGGGACTCTGCTGGACCGAAAGATAAACACTAGAAAAGTAGCAGAAAATCGTATTTTCAAGATGAAAATATACGAAAAAATCATGCGCGTGGAAATTAGATACTCGTATGAACGTGTAAAACTTGAAACTGAAATATGAGCAGCTGTGATTTGTGCAAAAAACCACAAAGGGGAGGTGAAGGTGCTATCCTTCGAACAGTCGCAAGGTTGTGTCTCACGAAGCGTTGGGGCCACGTGCTGTGTGACTGCCAGGTGGCGTAGAGTGTGCCGCTCCGCTCTCCTTCCTCACCGTCTTCCCCACTCTCATCGCTCAGCTGATTCCTGTGGTCTCATCCCTGGGCTCTGAGGGGTGAGAGctcggaagaggaagatgaagacggtGTCGTGACACGGGGAGCGACCTGGGCGCCTCCACTCCCATTCTGCAGGAGAGCGCCATGGTGAGCTCGGGCGACAGCGTAGTGCCATCGTCTCCCTCGCAGCCGACTTATACCGGGGACCTTAGAACTAACTGTTGTGgttggacatttatgtcttaatgatttctGAGTTTCCTCATTAAATTGGTTTTAATACCAATCACAAGGGGTGCATTTGCCCATATATATGattgcacctaatttaggctccatCCAATAAAGAATTAAACTTGATAAAATATTTATCATGCTGTTTAGAAATCTCCATCCCAAGTCAATCCATGTTGCCCTCGAGAACGTTTTTTTATATAAGTATACACACTTGAGGTTGTACTCTTACTAAATAGAGGATTGGGATTTTTCTAAAAAGTGCATTTACTTTATTGTAATTTACATTCATCAATTTACTTTTCCTGCAAACTATATACTAAAAACACAAAACCTATGCATCTTTCATTATTTTACCCGTCAGACTTTTTAACCAATACCTTTAGCTTCTCGTGGGTTTAACAACCTTTTTCTTATTGAaaggtactacaattgatctcctgcaatTGGGAGACATCACTTGGTAAGTTTTATTTTTCCATTATGACCATTTATGAGCTTGTTTCTTGCTCTTTTTCTGATGTCTTGACCTATATGTTAGGAACATACGATGTCATTCTGTAGATGGAGCCGAAGGAGTAGTTCACTATTATTTGAAAGAGAATTTGGGATAgcagtgataaggggtggcccgatcttctcagtaagcaacgattGTGataatgatcacggggtgattgcagcggaggtaacttgatgaagtggatgataacttgtatgacgcaacgagatctctcgattggtccctgtcgccaatgcaacaactctcaaccctgcaagatattcgcaactccacacacttgtgcacgtagccgccgaccacgaagcggtaagttgcaaccttctaatttccaatggaacaacatctccttgcgcttatataggcgtccgggacgacctcaggtcgaaaaagtacgaaaataaccgacccagaatagatctggtcgagacagactcggacaccgcCGGTCTGGGAGCCGGTCGATCGGGCCTggtaccgggctggccggttcaaaccgggccagggaccgggtggcaaccggggttggaattgtcgcgcagtagcccgtccggttggcatcagcagggcgcccggttggcgcctggATGGATCCGGCGgaccggccggtcggaccgggccagggaccgggcgcgccggcgttgcGACCGGTCTGACCGGCTGTTGGgacggcctggacttcgtcttcctctctcgcgcatgcctcccgctcctccctcgcgcgtccatggaatatcttcatgtccagctccatgtccagcttcacgtccatcttcacgtccagctgctcctctcctcctcgtgcgatgcttgtctcctcttcatacctgatgatacataagtaacatgacttaggcagtataaagttctcatcaatcaaaatatcatttaggaacaaattcacctattgtttaagtagcttcgcacgagcccttgtaataggtccaatccgaacttcattggacttgagcttcacagcagcttcatcttcatttggtaatgacggaggtagtattgtggtagggatgtcctcatcatctccccccttcaaaaggcgtcgacctcaacgctccaaggtcttctccgtcatatggtgtcaaatcagcaacattgaaagaattactgacaccgaactcatcaagtggaagatctatcgagtatgcattatcattgatcttggcaagcactttgtaaggaccagcaccacgaggaagcaacttggacttccgcagcttcgggaacctatccttgcgaaaatgaacccagaccatatcaccaggcttgaacaacatctccttgcgcttcttgttcatccttgcagcattgctcttgcctttcttttctatcaactctttagtcttcacatgtatcttccgtacaaaatctgccctcttagatgcctccatattaactctctcatgtatgggcaaaggcaacaagtcaagtggagtaatgggtttgaaaccatacaccacctcaaaaggacacaactccgtggtagaatgtaccgccctgttgtaagcaaactccacatgcggcaaacactcttcccactccttcgggttctttttgatcatggatctcaacaggttgtgacaaggttcgattcaccacctcggcttgaccatcggtttggggatgacaagtagtaccgaaAAGTAGCTttatccccagctttccccaaagtgtcttccagaagtagctcatgaacttcacatcacgatcagaaacaatagtcttcgggactccatgtagtcgtacaatctccctgaaaaacaggttagcaatatgcgacgcatcgtcgctcttgtggcaggcaataaagtgtgacattttagaaaatctgtccactaccacaaatacaggatcatggcctctcttagtacacggcaaacccaacacaaaatccatactaatatcctcccaaggtgtagtaggtgccggtaaaggagtatacaaaccgtgaggcttcagcttggacttggacttgttgcaagtaatgcacctcttcacatacctgtccacatcccgcctcatctttggccaataaaagtggtcaactagcatgagtagcgtcttctcacgcccaaagtgacccatcaaacctccagcatgtgattcttgcaataagagcaaacgcacagatgaTTCAGGataacatagtttgttagctctaaacaagaacccatcatggatgtgatatttctcccatgctttaccaatagcacacaagcgatatggttcagcaaaatcatgatcagtagcatacaaatcacatagcacttctaatccaggaattttaacatcaagttgagttaatagcatattgttcctagatagagcatcaacaacaatattatattttcccttcttatgcttaataatgtatggaaaagactcaatgaactcaacccacttagcaagacgcttatgcaaagtagactgagctttcaggtattttaaagcttcatgatcagaaggtATGatcaattcttttggccacaagtaatgttgccaaacctcaagaactctaattaaagcatacaattctttatcgtatataggatagttcaacttagcaccagacagtttctcagaaaaatatgcaattgggcgaccctcttgcatcaacacaccagcaattccaataccactagcatcacattcaatctcaaattgcttattgaaatcaggaagtgcaagcaacggtgcagaagttaacaatctcttaagttcatcaaaagcatgatcttgggctgcgccccactcaaatattacaccctttttagttaagtcattcaaaggtgcagcaatagtactaaagttgggcacggatcttctataaaacccaagcaagaccatgaaaacttcttacttgactcacattcataggagtaggccaattttgaatagcttcaattttagacacatctacttctactccatgctgagagacaacataacccgtaaatatgaccttatctttgcaaaatgtgcacttctcaagattaccatagagtttattatcacgcaacacttgcaaaacatgttgaatatgtatagtatgatcagattcattgcggctgtagattaatatgtcatcaaagtacacaaccacaaacttgccaataaaattacgcaaaacatggttcatcagtctcatgaaagtgctaggtgcattagtcaaaccaaaaggcattactaaccactcatataaaccaaattttgttttaaaggctgttttccactcatccccttctttcatcctaatttgatgataaccactacacaaatcaattttagagaaaatagcagcaccactcaattcatctagcatatcctctaaacggggaataggatgacgatatcgaatagtaatgttgtttatcgctctacaatctacgcacatacgccatataccatctttcttaggaactaaaataacaggaacaacacaaggactaaggcttatgcggatataacctt contains:
- the LOC124696867 gene encoding MADS-box transcription factor 1-like, with product MGRGKVEMRRIENKISRQVTFAKRRNGLLKKAYELSLLCDAEVALIIFSGRGRLFEFSSSSCMYKTLERYRTCNYNSQEGPAVENEINYQEYLKLKTRVEFLQSSQRNILGEDLGPLSMKDLEQIEDQIDVSLKHIRSRKNQVLLDQLFDLKSKEQELQDQNKDLRKKLQDTSCGENAVHMSWQDGGVQSSSNGNGIDPYAGLLQHQEHESSMQIGYHQNYMDQLNNEDHTASQHPNAQPGSSAGWI